One part of the Amphiprion ocellaris isolate individual 3 ecotype Okinawa chromosome 24, ASM2253959v1, whole genome shotgun sequence genome encodes these proteins:
- the si:dkey-1h24.6 gene encoding T-cell-specific surface glycoprotein CD28, protein MEELGVLGDEGEKRSAGGTLSGQEMKMGFCWMLIILLSCRLSQATPSKCTCDDESIIHFVPENGSIRVLVPCPNVTGVDLEFLLYKDREVIYDDTYGKEISHGWLDVKLDKNRENKTVGFILTKATTESQGIYICTATRTYPPPYRKESGQGILLLDERFRFQSSKHNSSNMTAERQDSRETQSYPWIWITAVALLSTYSLVVTVLALVNWMKLKKTDCQSDYINTKPRAPRGNKKKRGVQNPIPRYF, encoded by the exons ATGGAGGAGCTTGGGGTTTTAGGTGATGAGGGAGAGAAGCGTTCTGCTGGAGGCACACTTTCAGGCCAAGAGATGAAGATGGGATTTTGCTGGATGCTCATAATCCTCCTGAGCTGCAGGTTGTCTCAGGCGACTCCGAGCAAATGCACCTGCGATG ACGAGTCTATAATTCACTTTGTCCCTGAAAACGGCAGCATCCGTGTGCTGGTGCCGTGCCCAAATGTGACCGGCGTGGACTTGGAGTTTCTCCTTTACAAAGACCGGGAGGTGATTTACGATGATACGTACGGGAAGGAAATTTCACATGGCTGGCTGGACGTGAAGCTggacaaaaacagagagaataaaaCTGTAGGTTTCATCCTCACTAAAGCGACAACTGAAAGCCAGGGGATCTACATTTGCACGGCCACGAGGACATACCCTCCTCCGTATAGAAAGGAAAGTGGTCAGGGGATCCTGCTGCTGGATGAAC GATTCCGCTTCCAGAGCagtaaacacaacagcagcaataTGACAGCAGAAAGACAAGATTCAAGAGAAACCCAAAGCTATCCGTGGATTTGGATCACGGCGGTGGCACTTCTCAGCACCTACAGCCTCGTGGTCACCGTCCTCGCCTTGGTCAACTGG ATGAAGCTGAAGAAGACGGATTGCCAGAGCGACTACATTAACACCAAACCCAGAGCACCCAGGGGCaacaagaagaagagaggggTTCAGAATCCCATCCCACGATACTTCTGA
- the fastkd2 gene encoding FAST kinase domain-containing protein 2, mitochondrial isoform X1, whose translation MSVWVTEEVMRWAVRFCSRRCPWQQHRFLLTSSIKDTSFPSQQLAQVCVSQKSQTSLSQSLISSVRFYSQDRSHSDGVEELSLPPEVQLDDSASELRTPFFDSLRRCGSPSDVLDLTRQYSPTVRQVSNSLTHMWSTTKKMSEEQRRYELQLMFEHPAFEELLQKALKTVGHMRNDDVTYSLLSMVNLGVSQHSRVVQTYLRVCQEKLNDFDEKSLSILASCLENMESSTNVDALKKGMRLVVEARLPGIKNVMTLQTMMRLLGKDAPQDLKRTLEKKALSMTDQFTLPNTQYMIFTMATMGFYSKPLMDLCSKKIAEDFHGIPFNRLYRVLQSYKELLYRNGDLLTGLSEYVASTLDVWTNKQVLLFLSIFEELAFCPDALMEAYAEKVISNPDVLALKDLSCVLKVFSSLNYDVRHQRQQFLDSLSHALSSYLPKMPAFTLLKAVYCLCLLGHFPSAPLEQLLHSSTLEQLEGSKFAKSRERMFQTVDLCLRLDRPPLPQPLTVPTSVMGDASSSSQTVNSRLSQGLQSLMGDEADTMLQEMVLVENSYLIDGVITKPLPNQTCRTEASSCAGVEGSPAESNQRIAVIYTPQSGFCYGTSNPRGHLAVKIRHLKILGYTPVLVTEQELQYDEERTETLRGRIFPELHRSETQTAVEQLGS comes from the exons ATGTCTGTCTGGGTGACAGAGGAGGTCATGAGATGGGCTGTGCGCTTTTGCAGTCGTAGGtgtccatggcaacagcacagATTCCTGCTGACATCATCAATCAAGGACACATCTTTTCCTAGTCAACAGCTAGCGCAAGTTTGTGTCTCACAGAAGAGCCAGACATCACTTTCTCAGAGTCTCATCAGTTCAGTGAGGTTCTACTCACAGGACAGGAGTCACAGTGATGGAGTTGAAGAGTTGTCGCTGCCTCCCGAGGTCCAGCTGGATGATTCAGCTTCAGAGCTGAGGACCCCCTTCTTTGACAGTCTGCGGCGCTGTGGCTCCCCATCAGATGTGTTGGACCTCACCCGTCAGTACTCGCCGACAGTTCGGCAGGTCAGCAACAGTCTCACCCACATGTGGTCCACCACCAAGAAGATGTCAGAGGAGCAGCGGCGCTACGAGCTGCAGCTGATGTTTGAGCATCCTGCGTTCGAAGAGCTGCTCCAAAAGGCCTTGAAGACTGTGGGCCACATGCGCAACGACGACGTGACGTACTCCCTCCTGAGCATGGTCAACCTGGGTGTGTCCCAGCATAGCCGTGTGGTCCAGACGTACCTTCGAGTCTGCCAG GAGAAACTGAATGACTTTGATGAGAAGTCTCTGTCCATTTTGGCCTCCTGTCTGGAAAATATGGAGAGCAGCACCAATGTTGATGCACTTAAGAAAGGCATGAG GCTGGTAGTCGAGGCCCGTCTTCCCGGGATCAAGAATGTCATGACTCTCCAGACCATGATGCGTCTGCTGGGAAAAGATGCCCCACAGGACCTGAAAAGGACACTAGAG AAAAAGGCCTTATCAATGACTGATCAGTTCACCCTTCCCAACACCCAATACATGATCTTCACCATGGCAACGATGGGTTTCTACTCCAAACCGCTGATGGATCTCTGCAGTAAAAAAATCGCAG AAGACTTCCATGGAATCCCCTTCAACAGACTGTACAGAGTGCTGCAGTCCTATAAGGAGCTGCTCTACAGAAACGGAGATCTGCTCACTGGCCTTTCAGAATATGTTGCTTCCACACTGGATGTATGGACCAACAAACAG GTGCTGCTCTTTCTGTCGATATTTGAGGAGCTCGCCTTCTGTCCTGATGCTTTAATGGAGGCGTATGCTGAGAAAGTGATCTCCAACCCTGATGTCCTGGCACTGAAAGACCTCTCTTGCGTCCTCAAGGTGTTCTCCTCTCTGAACTATGACGTGCGGCACCAAAGACAACA GTTCCTGGATAGTCTCAGTCACGCCCTGAGCTCCTATCTGCCCAAGATGCCTGCATTCACGTTGTTAAAGGCTGTTTACTGTCTCTGCCTGCTGGGCCACTTCCCCTCTGCACCGCTGGAGCAGCTCCTGCACAGCAGCACACTGGAGCAGCTTGAGG GATCAAAGTTTGCAAAGAGCCGGGAGAGAATGTTTCAGACGGTGGACTTGTGTCTCCGTCTTGACCGTCCTCCTCTCCCTCAGCCCCTGACTGTCCCTACGTCTGTGATGGGAGACGCCAGTTCCAGCAGCCAGACAGTCAACTCACGGCTCTCACAGGGACTGCAGAGTTTGATGGGCGATGAAGCGGATACGATGCTGCAGGAAATGGTGTTGGTGGAGAACTCCTATCTCATAG acgGTGTTATAACCAAACCGCTGCCAAACCAAACCTGTCGGACTGAAGCGAGCAGCTGTGCAGGAGTCGAGGGTTCCCCAGCAGAGAGCAATCAAAG AATCGCAGTAATTTACACACCACAGTCTGGTTTTTGCTACGGTACGTCCAATCCCCGCGGCCATCTGGCTGTGAAGATTCGACATCTGAAGATCCTGGGATATACTCCAGTCCTG GTAACGGAGCAGGAGCTGCAGTATGATGAAGAGAGGACGGAGACACTCAGAGGACGGATATTTCCAGAACTCCACAggtcagaaacacaaactgcagtgGAGCAGCTGGGATCTTGA
- the fastkd2 gene encoding FAST kinase domain-containing protein 2, mitochondrial isoform X2 encodes MSVWVTEEVMRWAVRFCSRRCPWQQHRFLLTSSIKDTSFPSQQLAQVCVSQKSQTSLSQSLISSVRFYSQDRSHSDGVEELSLPPEVQLDDSASELRTPFFDSLRRCGSPSDVLDLTRQYSPTVRQVSNSLTHMWSTTKKMSEEQRRYELQLMFEHPAFEELLQKALKTVGHMRNDDVTYSLLSMVNLGVSQHSRVVQTYLRVCQEKLNDFDEKSLSILASCLENMESSTNVDALKKGMRLVVEARLPGIKNVMTLQTMMRLLGKDAPQDLKRTLEKKALSMTDQFTLPNTQYMIFTMATMGFYSKPLMDLCSKKIAEDFHGIPFNRLYRVLQSYKELLYRNGDLLTGLSEYVASTLDVWTNKQVLLFLSIFEELAFCPDALMEAYAEKVISNPDVLALKDLSCVLKVFSSLNYDVRHQRQQFLDSLSHALSSYLPKMPAFTLLKAVYCLCLLGHFPSAPLEQLLHSSTLEQLEGSKFAKSRERMFQTVDLCLRLDRPPLPQPLTVPTSVMGDASSSSQTVNSRLSQGLQSLMGDEADTMLQEMVLVENSYLIDGVITKPLPNQTCRTEASSCAGVEGSPAESNQSLHADPVVFVPAFKF; translated from the exons ATGTCTGTCTGGGTGACAGAGGAGGTCATGAGATGGGCTGTGCGCTTTTGCAGTCGTAGGtgtccatggcaacagcacagATTCCTGCTGACATCATCAATCAAGGACACATCTTTTCCTAGTCAACAGCTAGCGCAAGTTTGTGTCTCACAGAAGAGCCAGACATCACTTTCTCAGAGTCTCATCAGTTCAGTGAGGTTCTACTCACAGGACAGGAGTCACAGTGATGGAGTTGAAGAGTTGTCGCTGCCTCCCGAGGTCCAGCTGGATGATTCAGCTTCAGAGCTGAGGACCCCCTTCTTTGACAGTCTGCGGCGCTGTGGCTCCCCATCAGATGTGTTGGACCTCACCCGTCAGTACTCGCCGACAGTTCGGCAGGTCAGCAACAGTCTCACCCACATGTGGTCCACCACCAAGAAGATGTCAGAGGAGCAGCGGCGCTACGAGCTGCAGCTGATGTTTGAGCATCCTGCGTTCGAAGAGCTGCTCCAAAAGGCCTTGAAGACTGTGGGCCACATGCGCAACGACGACGTGACGTACTCCCTCCTGAGCATGGTCAACCTGGGTGTGTCCCAGCATAGCCGTGTGGTCCAGACGTACCTTCGAGTCTGCCAG GAGAAACTGAATGACTTTGATGAGAAGTCTCTGTCCATTTTGGCCTCCTGTCTGGAAAATATGGAGAGCAGCACCAATGTTGATGCACTTAAGAAAGGCATGAG GCTGGTAGTCGAGGCCCGTCTTCCCGGGATCAAGAATGTCATGACTCTCCAGACCATGATGCGTCTGCTGGGAAAAGATGCCCCACAGGACCTGAAAAGGACACTAGAG AAAAAGGCCTTATCAATGACTGATCAGTTCACCCTTCCCAACACCCAATACATGATCTTCACCATGGCAACGATGGGTTTCTACTCCAAACCGCTGATGGATCTCTGCAGTAAAAAAATCGCAG AAGACTTCCATGGAATCCCCTTCAACAGACTGTACAGAGTGCTGCAGTCCTATAAGGAGCTGCTCTACAGAAACGGAGATCTGCTCACTGGCCTTTCAGAATATGTTGCTTCCACACTGGATGTATGGACCAACAAACAG GTGCTGCTCTTTCTGTCGATATTTGAGGAGCTCGCCTTCTGTCCTGATGCTTTAATGGAGGCGTATGCTGAGAAAGTGATCTCCAACCCTGATGTCCTGGCACTGAAAGACCTCTCTTGCGTCCTCAAGGTGTTCTCCTCTCTGAACTATGACGTGCGGCACCAAAGACAACA GTTCCTGGATAGTCTCAGTCACGCCCTGAGCTCCTATCTGCCCAAGATGCCTGCATTCACGTTGTTAAAGGCTGTTTACTGTCTCTGCCTGCTGGGCCACTTCCCCTCTGCACCGCTGGAGCAGCTCCTGCACAGCAGCACACTGGAGCAGCTTGAGG GATCAAAGTTTGCAAAGAGCCGGGAGAGAATGTTTCAGACGGTGGACTTGTGTCTCCGTCTTGACCGTCCTCCTCTCCCTCAGCCCCTGACTGTCCCTACGTCTGTGATGGGAGACGCCAGTTCCAGCAGCCAGACAGTCAACTCACGGCTCTCACAGGGACTGCAGAGTTTGATGGGCGATGAAGCGGATACGATGCTGCAGGAAATGGTGTTGGTGGAGAACTCCTATCTCATAG acgGTGTTATAACCAAACCGCTGCCAAACCAAACCTGTCGGACTGAAGCGAGCAGCTGTGCAGGAGTCGAGGGTTCCCCAGCAGAGAGCAATCAAAG CCTCCACGCCGATCCTGTCGTCTTTGTGCCTGCATTCaaattttga